A region from the Microcella frigidaquae genome encodes:
- the lysS gene encoding lysine--tRNA ligase encodes MSENIVEPDTADTEPTVEEIAEQKQVRLDKRQRLLDAGIDPYAVGLAVTDTIPDVRSRFPDLEPDTATGERVALAGRIVFSRNTGKLCFATLQAGDGSRLQVMVSLAEVGDESLERWKDFTDLGDHVFVEGEVITSRRGELSIMVSNWAIAAKAILPLPTLHKELSEETRVRQRYLDLIVREQARQTVRARAVAVASLRSTFASHGYLEVETPMLQTMHGGASARPFVTHSNAFDTELYLRIAPELFLKRAVVGGIERVFEINRNFRNEGADSTHSPEFAMLEAYQAYGDYHQMADLTQEMIQNAAVAVSGSHVVTWADGTEYDLGGEWDRLSMYDSLSAAAGVEITPQTPMAELKKLADAVEIEIDHPLPGKYVEELWEHFVKGGLVRPTFVMDFPVDTSPLVREHRSRPGMVEKWDLYVRGFELATAYSELVDPVIQRERFVAQAALAAGGDPEAMRLDEAFLTALEHGMPPSGGMGMGIDRLLMALTGLGIRETILFPLVK; translated from the coding sequence ATGAGCGAGAACATCGTCGAGCCCGACACCGCTGACACCGAGCCCACTGTCGAGGAGATCGCTGAGCAGAAGCAGGTGCGCCTCGACAAGCGCCAGCGGCTGCTCGACGCCGGCATCGATCCCTACGCGGTCGGCCTCGCCGTCACCGACACGATCCCGGATGTCCGCTCGCGGTTCCCCGACCTCGAACCCGACACCGCCACGGGCGAGCGGGTCGCCCTCGCCGGCCGCATCGTGTTCAGCCGCAACACCGGCAAGCTCTGCTTCGCCACTCTGCAGGCGGGTGACGGGAGCCGCCTCCAGGTGATGGTGAGCCTCGCCGAGGTGGGCGACGAGAGCTTGGAGCGCTGGAAGGACTTCACCGACCTCGGCGACCACGTCTTCGTCGAGGGCGAGGTCATCACGAGCCGCCGCGGCGAGCTGAGCATCATGGTGTCGAACTGGGCGATCGCGGCGAAGGCGATCCTGCCGCTGCCGACCCTCCACAAGGAGCTCAGCGAGGAGACGCGCGTGCGCCAGCGCTACCTCGACCTGATCGTGCGCGAGCAGGCGCGCCAGACCGTGCGCGCCCGCGCGGTCGCGGTCGCCAGCCTGCGCAGCACCTTCGCGAGCCACGGCTACCTCGAGGTCGAGACGCCCATGCTGCAGACGATGCACGGCGGCGCATCCGCCCGCCCGTTCGTCACGCACTCGAACGCCTTCGACACCGAGCTGTACCTGCGCATCGCCCCCGAGCTGTTCCTCAAGCGCGCCGTCGTCGGCGGTATCGAGCGGGTGTTCGAGATCAACCGCAACTTCCGCAACGAGGGCGCCGACTCGACGCACAGCCCCGAGTTCGCAATGCTCGAGGCGTACCAGGCGTATGGCGACTACCACCAGATGGCCGACCTGACGCAGGAGATGATCCAGAACGCCGCGGTCGCCGTGTCGGGCTCGCACGTCGTCACCTGGGCCGACGGCACCGAGTACGACCTCGGGGGCGAGTGGGACCGCCTGAGCATGTACGACTCGCTGAGCGCCGCGGCCGGTGTCGAGATCACGCCGCAGACCCCCATGGCCGAGCTAAAGAAGCTGGCGGATGCGGTCGAGATCGAGATCGACCACCCCCTGCCCGGCAAGTACGTCGAGGAGCTGTGGGAGCACTTCGTCAAGGGAGGCCTCGTGCGGCCGACCTTCGTCATGGACTTCCCCGTCGACACCAGCCCGCTCGTGCGCGAGCACCGGTCGCGCCCCGGCATGGTCGAGAAGTGGGATCTCTACGTGCGCGGCTTCGAGCTCGCGACCGCGTACTCCGAGCTCGTCGACCCGGTCATCCAGCGCGAGCGCTTCGTCGCGCAGGCGGCGCTCGCCGCGGGCGGCGACCCCGAGGCGATGCGCCTCGACGAAGCATTCCTGACCGCGCTCGAGCACGGCATGCCGCCGTCGGGCGGCATGGGCATGGGCATCGACCGCCTGCTCATGGCGCTCACGGGCCTCGGCATCCGCGAGACGATCCTCTTCCCGCTGGTCAAGTAG
- the panC gene encoding pantoate--beta-alanine ligase, with amino-acid sequence MSSTPTPALPPVESTIAGLRSRLDAVRAAGRTIALVPTMGSLHEGHLALVERARETADVVVVSIFVNPMQFGPTEDFDRYPRDLEADRVALAGLGVDAVFAPAVDEMYPTGPVQTRVTAGPVGGLFEGRSRPGHFDGMLTIVAKLLAITQPHVVVFGEKDAQQVFLVQRMVRDLDIRARVDVVETVRAADGLALSSRNAYLDERQRRAARSIPDALEAAQSAADRGIDAVLAAAQGVLMGAEGVELDYIAVVRPDTFQPVDDDHRGPARALIAARVGSTRLIDTALLHLG; translated from the coding sequence GTGAGCTCCACCCCCACTCCGGCCCTGCCGCCGGTCGAGTCGACCATCGCCGGGCTGCGATCCCGCCTCGACGCAGTGCGGGCCGCCGGGCGCACCATCGCCCTCGTGCCGACCATGGGCTCGCTGCACGAGGGGCACCTCGCCCTCGTCGAGCGGGCTCGTGAGACGGCCGACGTCGTCGTCGTGTCGATCTTCGTCAACCCGATGCAGTTCGGGCCGACCGAGGACTTCGACCGCTACCCGCGCGACCTCGAGGCCGACCGCGTCGCCCTCGCCGGGCTCGGTGTCGACGCGGTGTTCGCCCCCGCCGTCGACGAGATGTATCCGACCGGACCCGTGCAGACCCGCGTCACCGCCGGGCCGGTCGGCGGACTCTTCGAGGGCCGCTCGCGCCCCGGCCACTTCGACGGCATGCTCACGATCGTCGCCAAGCTGCTCGCCATCACGCAGCCGCACGTCGTCGTCTTCGGCGAGAAGGATGCCCAGCAGGTCTTCCTCGTGCAGCGCATGGTGCGCGACCTCGACATCCGCGCCCGCGTCGACGTCGTCGAGACCGTGCGCGCCGCCGACGGGCTCGCCCTCTCGAGCCGCAACGCCTACCTCGACGAGCGGCAGCGTCGAGCCGCCCGCTCGATCCCCGACGCGCTCGAGGCCGCTCAGTCGGCGGCCGACCGGGGCATCGATGCGGTGCTCGCCGCCGCGCAGGGCGTTCTCATGGGTGCCGAGGGTGTCGAGCTCGACTACATCGCCGTCGTGCGCCCCGACACCTTCCAGCCCGTCGACGACGACCACCGCGGCCCGGCCCGCGCCCTGATCGCCGCGCGGGTCGGCTCGACCCGGCTCATCGACACCGCGCTGCTGCACCTCGGCTGA